A genome region from Pseudobacteroides sp. includes the following:
- a CDS encoding restriction endonuclease codes for MSNKVYEFKIGTKCSVNGCERLAEYEVYLYDYYRIVDEEFYQQDYTCPFICSHHMAENEEKAKGERKPRGYVSYPFSNKHGAQGYTKYEPLREVYSEIFMNEKSIILPKSRIIVSEVNEDLMKFLKENPSFLREINPRLFEKVIAEIFASKGFDVTLTKQTRDGGKDIYAAKNNSIGSILYIIECKRYAEDNPVGVELVRGLYGVKMQERATMAIIASTSFFTSEAVKFANPIQYELSLRDFDALKKWLNEYKFQR; via the coding sequence ATGAGTAATAAAGTTTATGAATTTAAAATTGGAACTAAATGCAGTGTCAATGGTTGTGAGCGTTTAGCAGAATACGAAGTTTATTTATATGATTATTATAGAATTGTCGATGAAGAGTTCTATCAACAAGATTATACATGCCCATTTATTTGTTCGCACCACATGGCAGAAAATGAAGAAAAAGCTAAGGGGGAGCGAAAACCAAGAGGTTATGTAAGTTATCCATTTTCTAATAAGCATGGTGCACAAGGTTATACAAAATACGAGCCACTTAGAGAAGTATATTCTGAAATATTTATGAATGAAAAAAGCATTATTCTTCCTAAGAGCAGGATAATTGTCTCAGAGGTTAATGAAGATTTAATGAAATTCTTGAAAGAGAATCCATCCTTTTTAAGAGAAATTAATCCAAGGCTATTTGAAAAAGTTATTGCCGAAATATTTGCAAGTAAGGGTTTTGATGTAACACTTACGAAACAAACACGAGATGGTGGAAAAGATATTTATGCAGCAAAGAATAACTCAATCGGAAGTATTTTGTATATAATTGAATGTAAAAGATATGCAGAAGATAATCCGGTTGGAGTAGAACTTGTTAGAGGATTGTATGGAGTAAAAATGCAAGAACGAGCTACGATGGCAATAATTGCGTCAACGTCTTTCTTTACATCAGAAGCAGTTAAGTTTGCAAATCCAATCCAGTATGAATTAAGTTTAAGAGATTTTGATGCACTTAA